One segment of Shewanella piezotolerans WP3 DNA contains the following:
- a CDS encoding methyl-accepting chemotaxis protein, which translates to MSIKNSITAKIVVSTAIVVSLVLLLTAFFTVRYVAQSASSELDDSMAASIKLNATEIESYFKQHANGVDTVFRNVGLIDWFDSHTVSGEGLQTPEFERVVKIMDREVKHSSDIISIFFGSGFTGEYFAEEGVSVIPGYNVLERPWWNEVKDTNKWNVSRIIFEPRYNEFYVSINFPINNFEQDFIGVGGVDLYLTSVKDIVSAINYKGQGQAFLLDNNGDMVVFPDEQLAIVDVENRETENIKLDTLDRQNGNEGFMQLAKQMDRDSYGKSQITWRGNDYYVQFSNVEVTQLGLDWKLAIMIPLEYAEAPVKESVQSSALIVLLILVVTLVAVYFMTSMLLKPLSQVKEALVEIAEGDGDLSKTISVKNNDEIGQLSEAFNSFVSQIQNIVSHVQDSSAELKQTTANVSDISQLASNKIQASQQEVASAVNTINMMAETAHEIKEQVSSARQSAEVASDTSKQGQSVLSNSMEGLSTLNVNFDSAVHTIEDLRMSSQSIGEVMVVIRNIAEQTNLLALNAAIESARAGEHGRGFAVVADEVRQLAKRTQESTESIQSSINDLQSKAVAAESSMRSTREQVNQYMEDTQVVHTQLTEITVVVDENSEHMQGIVNITQEQDQVSQSIRDMMQEVNNIGEQTQSEAGNLMQSCTDLETQTDKLTDLVRRFKI; encoded by the coding sequence ATGAGTATTAAAAATTCGATAACAGCAAAAATAGTTGTTTCAACAGCCATTGTTGTCTCTCTAGTCCTCTTGTTAACCGCATTTTTTACCGTGCGTTACGTCGCTCAATCAGCTAGCAGCGAACTAGATGATTCGATGGCGGCATCAATCAAGCTGAATGCGACCGAAATTGAAAGTTACTTTAAACAACACGCAAATGGTGTAGACACAGTATTCAGAAACGTTGGTCTTATCGATTGGTTTGATAGTCATACTGTCAGCGGCGAAGGATTGCAGACGCCAGAATTTGAACGCGTCGTGAAAATCATGGACCGAGAAGTGAAGCACAGTAGCGATATCATCTCGATATTCTTTGGTTCAGGATTTACAGGAGAGTACTTTGCTGAAGAAGGGGTGTCTGTCATACCTGGTTATAACGTGCTTGAACGTCCGTGGTGGAATGAAGTTAAAGACACTAATAAGTGGAATGTTAGCCGTATTATCTTTGAGCCAAGATACAACGAATTTTATGTGTCCATTAATTTTCCAATTAATAATTTTGAGCAAGATTTTATCGGAGTGGGTGGTGTAGATCTCTATCTTACATCGGTAAAAGACATTGTTTCTGCCATCAATTATAAAGGCCAAGGCCAAGCATTTTTGTTAGACAATAATGGCGATATGGTGGTATTTCCCGATGAGCAGCTAGCTATTGTAGATGTTGAGAATCGCGAAACAGAAAACATCAAACTGGATACATTAGATCGGCAAAATGGCAATGAAGGCTTTATGCAGCTTGCGAAGCAAATGGATCGCGACAGTTATGGCAAGTCACAGATCACTTGGCGAGGTAATGACTACTATGTGCAGTTTAGTAACGTTGAGGTTACTCAGCTAGGCCTTGATTGGAAACTGGCGATCATGATCCCGCTAGAATACGCCGAAGCGCCAGTGAAGGAGTCTGTACAATCTTCAGCGCTGATCGTGCTGCTCATTTTAGTTGTCACTTTGGTCGCGGTTTATTTTATGACCTCTATGCTGCTTAAGCCACTTTCTCAGGTAAAGGAAGCCTTAGTCGAAATTGCAGAAGGTGATGGGGACTTATCTAAAACCATTTCGGTTAAAAATAATGATGAAATTGGCCAGCTATCGGAAGCATTTAATAGTTTCGTCAGCCAAATCCAAAATATTGTCAGTCATGTACAGGACAGTAGCGCCGAGTTAAAACAAACAACTGCCAACGTGAGTGACATTAGTCAGCTTGCCTCTAATAAAATTCAAGCGTCACAGCAAGAGGTGGCTTCAGCGGTTAATACTATCAACATGATGGCCGAGACAGCGCACGAGATTAAAGAGCAGGTCTCAAGCGCCCGCCAATCCGCAGAAGTGGCAAGCGACACTTCAAAGCAAGGCCAATCAGTCTTGAGTAACTCAATGGAGGGACTGTCAACGCTGAATGTAAACTTTGATAGTGCCGTTCATACCATTGAAGATCTGCGCATGAGCAGCCAATCGATTGGCGAAGTAATGGTGGTGATCCGCAATATTGCTGAACAAACTAACTTATTAGCGTTGAACGCAGCGATTGAGTCGGCAAGAGCTGGTGAGCACGGTCGCGGGTTTGCTGTCGTTGCAGATGAGGTGCGCCAATTAGCCAAACGAACGCAAGAATCGACTGAAAGTATCCAAAGCAGTATTAATGACTTGCAAAGTAAAGCGGTTGCAGCTGAAAGCAGTATGCGATCAACACGTGAGCAAGTTAATCAGTACATGGAAGATACTCAAGTTGTACATACTCAACTTACAGAAATTACCGTTGTCGTTGATGAGAACAGTGAGCATATGCAGGGCATTGTAAATATTACTCAAGAGCAAGATCAAGTCTCCCAGTCTATTCGAGATATGATGCAAGAGGTTAATAATATTGGTGAGCAAACTCAAAGTGAAGCTGGCAATTTAATGCAAAGCTGTACCGATCTTGAGACACAAACCGACAAACTGACAGATCTGGTGAGACGTTTTAAAATATAA
- a CDS encoding D-hexose-6-phosphate mutarotase → MGSVTTKKHANGLEYVEINTAQCKARIFLQGAQIDYFEPVGKEPLLWVSSADDYQVGSGIRGGVPVCWPWFGMSPNPGFPQHGFARTSIWTLDSVKMLDEAVEVKFTLPISDSDTQYWPHDTSVELLFRLSETLSVSLTNINHGDYEVSLTQALHSYFPIEDIHQLTATGFSDSKYIEFGKGPFNQAQDDVDFNRETDRVYTNLGPVQQLHTRKGIIEVSRENSHSAVLWNPWIDKSQRLSRFNDDDYLSMVCLEAANVLEDKVTLAPKESHTLTTHIRWK, encoded by the coding sequence ATGGGTTCGGTCACCACTAAAAAGCACGCCAATGGTCTTGAATATGTTGAAATAAATACAGCTCAATGCAAGGCTAGAATTTTTCTACAGGGTGCGCAAATTGACTACTTTGAACCAGTAGGAAAAGAACCTCTGTTATGGGTTTCAAGTGCCGATGATTATCAAGTTGGAAGTGGTATTCGCGGCGGTGTACCAGTATGTTGGCCATGGTTTGGTATGAGCCCTAATCCAGGTTTTCCTCAGCACGGATTTGCTCGAACCAGTATATGGACACTCGACTCGGTAAAAATGCTAGATGAGGCTGTGGAGGTCAAGTTTACCCTACCAATTTCGGACTCAGATACGCAATACTGGCCCCACGATACCAGTGTAGAGTTGCTATTTCGCCTTAGCGAAACCCTGTCAGTGAGCCTAACAAATATTAACCATGGTGATTATGAAGTCAGTTTGACCCAAGCGCTGCATAGCTATTTCCCTATTGAAGATATCCATCAATTAACGGCAACTGGGTTTTCAGATTCAAAATACATCGAATTTGGCAAAGGCCCTTTTAATCAAGCGCAGGATGACGTTGATTTTAACCGTGAAACAGACCGAGTTTATACCAACCTAGGCCCAGTACAACAACTTCATACCCGTAAAGGGATTATAGAAGTCAGCCGCGAGAATAGTCATAGCGCGGTATTATGGAACCCATGGATAGATAAATCACAACGATTATCGCGCTTTAATGATGATGATTACTTGTCTATGGTCTGCCTTGAGGCTGCGAATGTGCTTGAAGACAAAGTGACACTTGCGCCAAAAGAAAGTCATACATTAACAACACACATTCGCTGGAAATAG
- a CDS encoding acyl-CoA dehydrogenase C-terminal domain-containing protein, whose protein sequence is MPIYQAPLRDYQFVLNELLDIYNQDNLAGFDEFDPELIDAVLQGVADFTTDIMLPLNGSGDVEGCKLIDGKVITPKGFIDAYQQYVDNGWATLTCDPEFGGQGLPEVVGIFATEMKTATNMAFAMYPGLTHGAYAAIHVHGNDRLKQKYLEKLVSGEWTGTMNLTESHAGTDLALLRTKAVPAGQDTFAITGEKIFISSGDHDLTDNIIHLVLARLPDAPKGVKGISLFAVPKVMVNEDGSLGELNSLCAASLEHKMGIHGNSTCVMNFDGAIGELVGAPHQGLRAMFTMMNQARLGVGIQGLGVSDIAYQNALAYAKDRIQGRALSGVKNANLAADPILVHGDVRRMLLSQKSFNEGARALMGQQALWLDEAERHNDPQQQKRAAQLAALFTPIVKGFVTDQGFKACVDAQQVFGGHGYIHEWGMEQFVRDIRISMIYEGTNGVQALDLVGRKVMADKGAALKLWSEEVKTFIQINQAKEAMKPFVAALMAAANDLEKATGLIATEAAQKPDTIGAASFAYMQLLGITALTWMWARVANKALAAIDSGAENVDFYQNKLKTAGFYIAYWTPQSRGLVKQIDSASQIICDFDSADF, encoded by the coding sequence ATGCCAATTTATCAAGCTCCGTTACGTGATTATCAGTTTGTACTTAATGAACTGCTGGATATTTATAACCAAGATAATTTAGCAGGATTTGATGAGTTCGACCCTGAACTTATCGATGCGGTATTGCAAGGAGTTGCAGACTTTACCACAGATATTATGCTGCCATTGAATGGCTCTGGCGATGTAGAAGGCTGTAAGTTAATTGATGGAAAAGTGATTACGCCCAAAGGGTTTATTGATGCCTATCAACAGTATGTTGACAACGGCTGGGCGACTTTGACTTGTGATCCTGAATTTGGCGGCCAAGGATTGCCAGAAGTTGTTGGGATCTTTGCCACTGAGATGAAAACGGCGACAAACATGGCTTTTGCTATGTACCCAGGTCTGACTCATGGTGCTTACGCTGCTATTCATGTGCATGGTAATGATAGATTGAAACAAAAGTACCTAGAAAAATTGGTGAGTGGGGAGTGGACCGGCACCATGAACCTTACTGAATCTCATGCGGGCACCGATCTTGCGCTGTTGCGTACTAAAGCCGTTCCTGCCGGTCAGGATACGTTTGCTATTACTGGCGAGAAGATATTTATCTCATCGGGAGATCATGACTTAACCGACAACATCATACATTTAGTGTTGGCAAGGCTACCTGATGCTCCAAAGGGGGTAAAAGGGATCTCTTTGTTTGCTGTGCCTAAAGTAATGGTGAATGAAGATGGAAGTTTAGGTGAACTCAATAGCCTTTGTGCAGCAAGTTTAGAGCATAAAATGGGGATCCACGGTAACTCGACTTGCGTAATGAATTTTGATGGCGCTATTGGTGAGCTTGTTGGGGCACCGCATCAAGGTCTTCGGGCAATGTTTACCATGATGAACCAAGCGAGATTGGGAGTCGGAATTCAAGGGTTAGGTGTGTCTGATATCGCTTATCAAAATGCTTTGGCTTACGCTAAAGATCGTATTCAAGGTCGAGCATTAAGTGGTGTTAAAAATGCTAATTTAGCGGCCGATCCTATTTTGGTCCATGGTGATGTACGCCGTATGTTGTTGTCACAAAAATCCTTTAATGAAGGCGCTAGAGCACTAATGGGCCAACAAGCGCTTTGGCTTGATGAAGCGGAGCGGCATAACGATCCACAGCAACAAAAGAGAGCGGCTCAACTTGCAGCGTTATTTACGCCAATTGTAAAAGGGTTTGTAACTGACCAAGGCTTTAAGGCTTGTGTTGATGCACAGCAAGTGTTTGGTGGGCATGGTTATATTCATGAGTGGGGCATGGAGCAGTTTGTTAGAGACATCCGTATTTCGATGATTTATGAAGGCACTAATGGTGTGCAGGCATTAGATTTAGTCGGTCGGAAAGTAATGGCTGATAAAGGCGCTGCGTTAAAGTTGTGGTCTGAGGAAGTTAAAACCTTTATCCAAATTAATCAGGCCAAAGAAGCGATGAAACCTTTTGTTGCCGCTTTAATGGCTGCAGCAAATGACCTTGAAAAGGCTACGGGGTTGATAGCGACTGAAGCTGCCCAAAAGCCTGATACGATTGGTGCAGCTTCATTTGCTTATATGCAGCTTTTGGGTATTACAGCTTTAACTTGGATGTGGGCAAGGGTGGCTAATAAAGCGTTAGCTGCTATAGACTCTGGCGCAGAAAATGTCGATTTTTACCAAAATAAATTGAAAACTGCGGGCTTTTATATTGCTTACTGGACACCACAATCACGTGGTCTAGTTAAACAAATAGACTCGGCAAGTCAGATTATTTGTGATTTTGACAGCGCTGATTTTTAG